The following coding sequences are from one Gossypium raimondii isolate GPD5lz chromosome 4, ASM2569854v1, whole genome shotgun sequence window:
- the LOC105780891 gene encoding protein TIC 20-IV, chloroplastic, with amino-acid sequence MAPPTTTVTAPSYPKLATVAVLRSKVFILNRHNPRYKSSVVTLSSSLQANPMLSSNSGSQGFLSSTGARCKALSALSSPFLGEDDDDLWRTTNVLPLRSRSLSLPRAYKDDVFKFRYPVITEKPEWWLRTLACVPYLLALQISDAGYFLHPFLEHCEMFENLIYFVPGAIKRLPPWFSMIYCYFGYIGIVKNKDWSHYIRFHLMMGMLLETALQLIWYTSNFLPLIHYNGCFGMHYWAGIGFGYILVLFECVRCALGGRYAHIPFISDAAYIHTVFNVGGFQRPF; translated from the exons ATGGCTCCTCCAACAACTACTGTCACTGCCCCAAGCTACCCCAAACTCGCCACTGTCGCCGTTCTTCG GtctaaagtttttattttaaaccgACACAACCCGAGATATAAGTCCTCGGTTGTTACATTAAGCTCAAGTTTGCAGGCCAATCCTATGTTGTCAAGCAACAGTGGTTCACAGGGTTTCTTGTCTTCTACGG GCGCACGGTGTAAGGCACTTTCGGCCTTATCATCACCATTTTTAGGCGAAGATGACGATGACTTGTGGCGTACAACGAATGTTTTACCTCTACGGTCGAGATCTCTCTCTTTACCAAGAGCATATAAGGATGACGTATTCAAATTTCGCTACCCTGTAATAACCGAGAAGCCTGAATGGTGGTTGAGGACTTTAGCCTGTGTTCCATATCTATTAGCTTTGCAGATTTCCGATGCCGGATATTTTCTTCATCCCTTCCTAGAACATTGCGAAATGTTCGAAAACTTGATTTATTTCGTCCCGGGAGCCATAAAGAGATTACCTCCATGGTTCTCAATGATATATTGCTACTTTGGATATATTGGAATTGTGAAGAACAAAGATTGGTCTCATTACATTAGGTTCCATCTCATGATGGGCATGTTACTGGAAACCGCTTTGCAGTTAATATGGTATACGAGCAACTTTCTCCCGCTCATACACTATAATGGCTGTTTCGGGATGCACTATTGGGCCGGCATCGGATTCGGCTATATCCTCGTGTTGTTTGAATGTGTTAGGTGTGCTCTTGGTGGCAGGTATGCCCACATCCCTTTTATTAGTGATGCTGCATATATACATACTGTGTTCAATGTAGGAGGTTTTCAGAGACCATTCTAG